TGGATAGTATGCCCCGAACACGGGCTCAATCACGACCGGCCGGGATGGGTTCCGGCTCCGGACGGAACTTCGCGGCGCGGGGAACGCCTAGGGCCTGCGCGGCCGCTTCCGAAGCCATGCGGCCATTAGGGGGGTAAAGGGAAGGGCGGCCAGGGAGCAGGCCGCGTTGAACAGAAGGTGACCGGCGGCCACCCGGCCGCCGGGTGAGGCGCTGATCCCTTCCAACAGGGCGGTAAAAGAAGGGACGAGGGGCAGAAAGACCAGCGCGCCCAGGGCGTTCAGCAACAGGTGGGCCAGGGCGACGCGGCGGGCGTCGGTGTTTCCCCACAGGGCGGCCAGGAGGGTGTCGGTGCAGGTACCCAGGTTGGCCCCCAGAACCAGGGCAACGGCCGCAGGCAGGGTGATCAGGCCGGCTTCGGCCAGGTTCACGACGGCGCTGATGAACAGGGTGCTGCTCTGCAGCACGGCCGTGGCCGCCACACCGGCAACGAAGGCAGGGAGGACCCCGCTTCCCCAGCCTTCAAGCAGGCGGGCGAAGGCGGCGGTGCGGGTCAGGGGGGACAGGCCCAGGGAAAAGAGGTACAGGGCGGAGAATATGAGGCCCAGGCCGCAGACGGCCAGGGCCAGGTAGCGGTAGCGGCCCCGGAGTACCAACCCCGCCAGGGCGCCGCCGACGGCCAGGGGCAAGCCCAGGTCCACCACGTCCCAGGCCGCAAACTGGACGGTAACGCAGGTGCCGATGTTGGCGCCCAGCACTATTCCCAGCGCGTTCTCCAGGGGCAGCAGGCCGCCGCCGACCAGGGCGACGGTAGCCACGGTTACCGCACTGCTGCTGTGCAGGAGCGCTCCTGCCGCCGTGCCGAGTACCAGGCCCCGCACCGGGTTCGAAGTGGCCCGGAGGAGCAGGGTTTCCAGGCGCCAGGC
This genomic window from Clostridia bacterium contains:
- a CDS encoding Na/Pi symporter, with the translated sequence MGIDNGFWPLYVGAALLFLFAGLRLTSSLYRAGAWRLETLLLRATSNPVRGLVLGTAAGALLHSSSAVTVATVALVGGGLLPLENALGIVLGANIGTCVTVQFAAWDVVDLGLPLAVGGALAGLVLRGRYRYLALAVCGLGLIFSALYLFSLGLSPLTRTAAFARLLEGWGSGVLPAFVAGVAATAVLQSSTLFISAVVNLAEAGLITLPAAVALVLGANLGTCTDTLLAALWGNTDARRVALAHLLLNALGALVFLPLVPSFTALLEGISASPGGRVAAGHLLFNAACSLAALPFTPLMAAWLRKRPRRP